From one Cellulosilyticum sp. I15G10I2 genomic stretch:
- a CDS encoding ABC transporter substrate-binding protein, which yields MKFKKLVAVLSSVLLMGTMIVGCAPSSTTTAPAASTEQAAPAQQAEAKPAEQPKNEKLVVGFAQIGQESGWRDAETWSILNTAEELGVDLKFSDAQQKQENQIKAIRTFIQQQVDVIGVAPVVETGWETVFKEAKDAGIPIVLVDRRADVPEDLYAAFIGSDFILEGQNAAKEMAALLNNKGNIVELQGTVGASAATDRMKGFTDELGNYPDMKILATQTGDFTRAKGKEVMEAFLKAHPGQINGVYAHNDDMALGAIEAIKDAGLKPSVDIKVVSIDGVKGIFEAMAAGEANVTVECNPLLGPQFFQAAQDLKDGKTVEKWIKSDEGIFRQETAKEDLPNRKY from the coding sequence ATGAAATTTAAGAAATTAGTTGCAGTATTATCCTCAGTATTACTGATGGGAACAATGATTGTTGGATGTGCACCATCATCCACGACTACAGCTCCAGCAGCAAGTACAGAACAAGCTGCCCCCGCTCAACAAGCAGAGGCTAAACCAGCAGAGCAGCCTAAAAATGAAAAATTAGTTGTAGGCTTTGCGCAAATTGGTCAAGAAAGCGGATGGCGTGATGCAGAAACATGGTCAATTCTTAATACTGCTGAGGAATTAGGTGTGGATCTGAAGTTCTCGGATGCACAGCAAAAACAGGAAAATCAGATTAAAGCAATCAGAACATTTATTCAGCAGCAGGTTGATGTAATAGGTGTTGCACCAGTTGTTGAAACAGGATGGGAAACGGTATTTAAAGAAGCAAAAGATGCTGGTATTCCTATTGTTTTAGTTGACCGCCGTGCAGATGTACCAGAAGACTTATATGCTGCATTTATTGGTTCTGATTTTATATTAGAAGGTCAAAATGCTGCTAAAGAAATGGCAGCACTTCTAAATAACAAAGGCAATATTGTGGAACTACAAGGTACAGTGGGAGCATCAGCGGCTACTGATCGTATGAAAGGTTTTACAGATGAGCTTGGTAATTATCCAGATATGAAAATTTTAGCAACGCAGACAGGTGATTTCACTCGTGCAAAAGGTAAAGAAGTTATGGAAGCTTTCTTAAAAGCTCATCCAGGACAAATTAATGGGGTATATGCACATAATGATGATATGGCACTTGGGGCGATAGAAGCTATTAAAGATGCAGGGCTTAAACCAAGTGTAGATATTAAAGTTGTATCTATCGATGGGGTTAAAGGTATTTTTGAAGCTATGGCAGCAGGAGAAGCTAACGTAACAGTTGAGTGTAACCCACTTCTTGGACCACAATTCTTCCAAGCAGCTCAAGATCTAAAAGATGGTAAAACAGTAGAAAAATGGATTAAATCAGATGAAGGTATTTTCCGTCAAGAAACAGCGAAAGAGGATCTTCCAAATCGTAAGTATTAA
- a CDS encoding response regulator yields MYKVFVVEDEFVIREGIRNMMQYHNRNYTLCGEAGDGEMALAMIEEVRPDILITDIKMPFMDGLALSKIIKETMPWIRIVILSGYDEFDFARDAISIGVEEYLLKPVGAAELFGVLDKIVLRLEEEKKQRSDHEALQKEFSSSAQTLRNQFFDKLVMGALSTADALAEAKKVKIDLISKYYLVLNVEIDANGTDYKDLSEAKRELGKLIKNRKDVISFFRNEDNFLLLLKGTAEENIEREVYKLADELRREYAIKTEAVLTIGIGSIADRIGGISHSFLDSKKAIKFLNRFKQGEIISIKDIEREPAITRFMIEEYNTVDEKLKYATRQDIPQMIRYYTQDIDYSNTKSLLFTYYILMDIVVASSRLITELGGETRKVIPEIDNPTLLFDIASSEKGLTAFIEDLLERVIDFRDSTQTMRYGNVIRKARQYINEHYASAGISLNTVAAEVALSPNHFSTVFSQETGETFIEYLTRIRIERAKHLLTATTMRSADIALAVGYNEPHYFSYLFKKNVGMSAREYRISQHKIIG; encoded by the coding sequence GAGATGGCGAAATGGCCCTTGCTATGATAGAAGAGGTGCGCCCTGATATTTTAATAACAGATATTAAAATGCCTTTTATGGATGGTTTAGCATTATCAAAGATTATCAAAGAGACAATGCCTTGGATTAGAATCGTTATTTTAAGCGGATACGATGAATTTGATTTTGCAAGAGATGCAATATCTATAGGGGTAGAAGAATATTTGCTTAAGCCTGTAGGGGCCGCAGAATTATTTGGTGTACTGGATAAAATTGTTTTAAGGCTTGAAGAAGAGAAAAAACAGCGCAGTGATCATGAAGCCCTGCAAAAAGAGTTCAGCTCATCAGCTCAAACTCTCAGAAACCAGTTTTTTGACAAATTGGTTATGGGGGCTTTAAGTACAGCAGATGCACTTGCGGAGGCTAAAAAAGTAAAGATAGATTTAATTTCAAAGTATTATTTAGTATTGAATGTGGAGATAGATGCTAATGGAACGGATTACAAAGATTTATCAGAGGCAAAGAGAGAGCTTGGCAAGCTGATTAAAAATAGAAAAGATGTTATTTCTTTTTTTAGAAATGAGGATAACTTTCTTCTTCTTCTAAAAGGAACTGCTGAAGAAAATATTGAGAGAGAAGTCTATAAACTTGCTGATGAGCTGAGGCGCGAATATGCCATTAAAACCGAAGCGGTTTTAACGATTGGAATAGGCTCCATAGCAGATAGAATAGGGGGAATATCTCATTCGTTTCTTGACTCTAAAAAGGCTATTAAATTTTTAAACCGCTTTAAGCAAGGGGAGATTATCAGTATTAAGGATATTGAAAGAGAGCCGGCCATAACACGTTTTATGATAGAAGAATACAATACTGTTGATGAAAAGCTTAAGTATGCAACAAGACAAGATATTCCTCAGATGATACGTTATTACACACAAGATATTGATTATTCCAATACAAAAAGCTTGCTCTTTACTTATTACATACTTATGGATATAGTTGTTGCATCATCTCGGCTTATTACAGAACTAGGGGGAGAAACCCGTAAGGTTATTCCAGAGATAGACAATCCCACCCTGTTATTTGATATAGCTTCTTCAGAAAAAGGGCTTACGGCATTTATTGAAGACCTTTTAGAGAGGGTTATTGATTTTAGGGATTCGACTCAGACTATGCGTTATGGCAACGTTATAAGAAAGGCAAGACAGTATATTAATGAGCATTATGCAAGTGCCGGCATTTCTTTAAATACAGTGGCAGCAGAAGTTGCACTGAGCCCTAACCATTTTAGTACTGTTTTTTCACAAGAAACAGGAGAAACATTTATCGAATATCTTACCCGTATTAGAATTGAAAGAGCAAAGCATTTATTAACAGCTACAACAATGCGTTCAGCAGACATAGCATTAGCTGTTGGCTATAATGAACCGCACTATTTCAGTTACTTATTTAAAAAAAATGTAGGAATGAGTGCCAGAGAATATAGAATCTCACAACATAAGATTATAGGGTAA